A single Nicotiana tabacum cultivar K326 chromosome 5, ASM71507v2, whole genome shotgun sequence DNA region contains:
- the LOC107808655 gene encoding ribosome production factor 2 homolog gives MMRSKTPWKIKTPQKGRIRRELEKRAPKLVETGKKTLILHGTKTSQVLNEVMTEIYHLKRDNSVKYTRKNDNVRPFESGGEASLEFFSLKTDCSLFVYGSHSKKRPNNLVIGRTYDHHVYDLVEVGVEEFKSMKSFKYDKNLAPKIGSKPFFTFIGEGFESVEELKHLKEVLLDLFHGEVVTNLNLAGLDRVYVCTAVSPKKVFLTHCALRLKKSGTVVPRIELVEVGPSMDLVVRRHRLPDDSLKKEAMRTSLDKAKKKEKNVVKDAIQGKYGKIYIPDQKVGSVALPHKAKGVKRERREAKLKNVTDQPEEKKQKLDSE, from the exons ATGATGAGAAGTAAAACCCCATGGAAAATTAAAACCCCACAGAAAGGAAGAATCAGAAGGGAGCTTGAAAAACGTGCTCCCAAACTG GTTGAAACTGGGAAAAAGACATTGATATTACATGGTACAAAAACAAGCCAAGTGTTGAATGAGGTGATGACTGAAATTTATCATTTGAAGAGGGATAATTCTGTTAAATATACCCGGAAGAATGATAACGTTAGACCATTTGAGAGCGGGGGCGAGGCTTCTTTGGAGTTTTTCTCTCTTAAGACAGATTGCAGCCTTTTTGTG TATGGTTCTCACTCCAAGAAGCGGCCTAACAATCTTGTTATTGGGCGAACCTATGATCACCATGTTTACGATCTTGTAGAGGTAGGAGTGGAAGAGTTCAAAAGCATGAAGTCATTCAAATATGATAAGAATTTGGCTCCTAAAATAGGGTCAAAGCCCTTTTTTACCTTTATTGGAGAAGGATTTGAGAGTGTTGAAGAGTTGAAACATTTAAAAGAAGTTTTGCTTGATCTATTCCATGGCGAG GTTGTGACCAACTTGAACCTTGCTGGGTTAGATCGTGTATATGTATGTACAGCTGTGTCGCCAAAAAAGGTTTTCTTGACCCATTGTGCACTGCGGTTAAAAAAATCTGGCACAGTAGTTCCAAGAATAGAATTAGTGGAGGTTGGCCCGTCCATGGACTTAGTAGTTCGGCGACATCGTCTCCCTGATGACAGTTTGAAGAAAGAAGCTATGAGAACTTCTCTTGATAAAGCAAAGAAGAAG GAGAAAAATGTTGTCAAAGATGCCATTCAAGGAAAATACGGGAAGATTTACATTCCTGATCAGAAG GTTGGAAGTGTGGCACTGCCTCACAAAGCAAAAGGAGTTAAAAGGGAGCGTAGAGAAGCTAAGTTGAAAAATGTGACAGACCAGCCTGAAGAAAAGAAACAGAAGCTGGATTCTGAGTGA